One window from the genome of Diabrotica virgifera virgifera chromosome 6, PGI_DIABVI_V3a encodes:
- the LOC114335745 gene encoding NADH dehydrogenase [ubiquinone] iron-sulfur protein 4, mitochondrial → MSSTLLRLKNIARCATINGNWGAASLSTSAVRQSEPQLKNDVALLNPEEVEHKRKLQGTITVEGTTDISPITGVPEEHVKGRTVRIYEPPKNCMQSGTSNIGFWQIDFDTRERWENPLMGWCSTGDPLSNMKVDFSTKEEAIEHCEKNGWKWFIQESSLDKKFKPKSYGINFAWNRRTRVSTK, encoded by the exons ATGTCCTCTACATTATTGAGGCTTAAAAATATAGCGCGATGTGCGACTATAAACGGAAATTG gGGAGCAGCATCCCTAAGCACTTCTGCAGTAAGACAATCAGAGCCCCAGTTAAAAAATGATGTAGCTCTTTTAAACCCAGAGGAAGTTGAACATAAGAGAAAGTTACAAGGCACTATTACGGTAGAAGGAACT ACAGATATTTCACCTATTACTGGTGTTCCTGAAGAACATGTTAAAGGACGTACAGTAAGAATTTACGAACCTCCAAAAAATTGTATGCAAAGTGGTACGAGCAATATTGGTTTTTGGCAAATTGATTTTGATACAAGGGAAAGATGGGAGAATCCCTTGATGGGCTGGTGTTCAAC TGGTGATCCATTATCCAATATGAAAGTTGACTTTTCAACCAAAGAAGAAGCAATTGAACACTGCGAAAAGAACGGTTGGAAATGGTTTATCCAAGAAAGTAGTCTGGACAAAAAATTCAAACCAAAAAGCTATGGAATCAACTTTGCATGGAATAGACGCACTAGAGTATCAACTaagtaa